In a single window of the Micromonospora sp. WMMA1363 genome:
- a CDS encoding ImmA/IrrE family metallo-endopeptidase, giving the protein MRKIQRLIRQLDVDLPTPLTVQGVVSALETARDRRIQVVAMTIDEPTGPCGLWVATPETDYVLYSREASPVLQVQTILHELMHIALKHTGRTLLSGVDRLSGSLNPTEAQVLLARSTSAFVDERQERDAELLATYLGARLDGGNHIGVFDDLGDDTAAVMYRIAAALAD; this is encoded by the coding sequence ATGCGCAAGATACAGCGGCTGATACGCCAGCTCGACGTCGACCTGCCGACGCCATTGACGGTGCAGGGGGTGGTGTCGGCCCTGGAGACGGCGCGCGATCGTCGTATCCAGGTCGTTGCCATGACGATCGATGAGCCTACGGGGCCGTGTGGGCTGTGGGTGGCGACGCCTGAGACAGACTACGTTCTCTACAGCCGCGAGGCATCGCCCGTGCTTCAGGTCCAGACGATCTTGCATGAGCTGATGCACATCGCGTTGAAGCACACTGGGAGAACGCTGCTCTCGGGGGTGGATCGGCTCTCGGGCTCGCTCAACCCGACGGAGGCGCAGGTGCTGCTGGCACGGTCGACGTCGGCGTTCGTTGACGAGCGACAGGAACGTGACGCCGAGCTGCTGGCGACCTACCTGGGCGCACGGCTGGACGGCGGCAACCACATCGGGGTCTTCGACGACCTGGGTGACGACACGGCGGCGGTGATGTATCGGATCGCTGCCGCGCTGGCGGACTAA
- a CDS encoding Tn3 family transposase: MATRDVFSEEDLARLRGFPELGRAELIRHFTLTGADEAFLRKFRTGRNVLGVAVQLCTLPWLGFVPDEVSAAPAAAVGRLSQRLGIAMGELRGYGEREQTRTDHLREVVAYAGWRTVDTGEWKDLDEFLFARAMEHDSPKLLFRLACEYLISSRVVRPGVVHLLEHVATARARAREETWTRVAHLLTDRRRDELDLLLVPDAYLGRTPLAWLGIGPTSSSPAAVKAELEKLDYLRRLDAHTLDLSTLPEQRRRFLAGVGRRLTAQALQRREPERRYPILLTLLAQSAVDVLDEVLLLFDQAVSGRESAAKQKVTEALAERAKGGENRQALLDEILTIVLDPAIGDEQIGPLLRGRIGMDRMRAAWAEKRERLPRDHGHLAMMDASMTYLRQFAPQVLRAVRFAGGPGTDELLRAVSILAELYATGARKVPAGAPVGFVPTKWAGYLAAAAEAGDTTAYRRYWEIAVLVGLRDGLRSGDVFVSGSRRYADPASFLLTAEAWAPQKLEFCHLVGKPAQAADALAQADDELHTALSDLETQLAKGDPGEVRLTDDGELIIPPLTAEDVPGEADALRAELAAMLPRVPIASVLVEVDARTGFTDHLVHAGGKVNRPAELKRNLLYVIIAEATNMGLSAMAESCGVPYDVLAWTAEWYFRPETLEAANAAVVNYHHRLPLTQAFGSGTLSSSDGQRFPVKGKSLTARHLSRYFARGQGVSTYTHVSDQHSTFDTKVIVATAPESHYVLDGLLGNETDLPTFEHATDTHGATLANFALFDLVGKQLSPRIRDLGKITLYRTGPRADVLARYPRAGALLTRRLNTDLITGMWDDLLRVAASVQGGHATAALVVGKLCSSKRQQNALTSAIKEYGALRRTVYAARYLADETYRRRIARQLNKGENLHALRRSLAYAGEGALRRRHHEQQTEQMWCLTLATNAIVCWSTEYHGLAVGAVRREGRVVDDEVLAHIWPTHHENVHFYGTHAVDIDGELAQLDADGYRPLRLADGDSEHAAG, from the coding sequence GTGGCGACTCGGGACGTGTTCTCGGAGGAGGATCTGGCGCGGCTGCGGGGGTTCCCGGAGTTGGGCCGGGCCGAGTTGATCCGGCATTTCACGCTGACCGGCGCGGATGAGGCGTTCCTGCGGAAGTTCCGGACCGGGCGCAACGTGCTCGGTGTGGCGGTGCAGTTGTGCACGCTGCCGTGGCTGGGGTTCGTGCCCGATGAGGTGTCGGCGGCGCCGGCGGCCGCGGTGGGCCGGTTGTCGCAGCGGCTCGGGATCGCGATGGGTGAGCTGCGCGGGTACGGCGAGCGGGAGCAGACCCGCACCGATCACCTGCGCGAGGTCGTCGCGTACGCCGGGTGGCGCACGGTGGACACCGGCGAGTGGAAGGACTTGGACGAGTTCCTGTTCGCCCGGGCGATGGAGCACGACTCGCCGAAGCTGCTGTTCCGGCTGGCGTGCGAGTACCTGATCTCGTCACGGGTGGTGCGGCCCGGCGTGGTGCACCTGCTGGAGCACGTGGCCACCGCCCGGGCGCGGGCTCGGGAGGAGACCTGGACGCGGGTGGCGCACCTGCTCACCGACCGGCGCCGCGACGAGCTGGATCTGCTGCTGGTGCCCGATGCCTACCTCGGCCGCACCCCGCTGGCCTGGTTGGGCATCGGGCCGACCTCGTCGAGCCCGGCGGCGGTGAAGGCGGAGCTGGAGAAGCTGGACTACCTACGCCGGCTCGACGCGCACACCCTGGACCTGTCGACGCTGCCGGAACAGCGACGCCGGTTCCTCGCCGGCGTCGGCCGCCGCCTGACCGCCCAGGCGCTGCAACGACGCGAGCCCGAGCGGCGCTACCCGATCCTGCTCACGCTGCTCGCGCAGTCCGCGGTCGACGTGCTGGATGAGGTGCTGCTGCTGTTCGACCAGGCCGTCAGCGGCCGGGAGAGCGCGGCGAAGCAGAAGGTGACCGAGGCCCTGGCTGAACGCGCCAAGGGCGGGGAGAACCGGCAGGCGCTGCTCGACGAGATCCTGACCATCGTGCTGGACCCGGCGATCGGCGACGAGCAGATCGGCCCGCTGCTGCGCGGGCGGATCGGCATGGACCGGATGCGCGCGGCGTGGGCCGAGAAACGCGAGCGGCTACCGCGTGACCACGGGCATCTGGCGATGATGGACGCCTCGATGACCTACCTGCGCCAGTTCGCCCCGCAGGTGCTGCGCGCAGTGCGGTTCGCCGGCGGGCCCGGCACCGACGAGCTGCTACGCGCGGTGTCCATCCTCGCCGAGCTGTACGCCACCGGCGCACGGAAGGTGCCGGCCGGCGCCCCGGTCGGGTTCGTGCCGACGAAGTGGGCGGGCTACCTCGCCGCGGCGGCCGAGGCCGGCGACACCACCGCGTACCGCCGGTACTGGGAGATCGCGGTGTTGGTCGGGTTGCGCGACGGGCTGCGCTCCGGCGACGTGTTCGTGTCCGGCTCCCGCCGGTACGCCGACCCGGCGTCGTTCCTGCTCACGGCCGAGGCGTGGGCGCCGCAGAAGCTGGAGTTCTGCCACCTGGTCGGCAAGCCGGCGCAGGCGGCCGACGCCCTGGCCCAGGCCGACGACGAGCTGCACACCGCGCTGTCCGACCTGGAGACGCAGCTGGCCAAGGGTGATCCCGGTGAGGTACGGCTCACCGACGACGGGGAGCTGATCATCCCGCCGCTGACCGCCGAGGACGTGCCGGGAGAGGCGGACGCGCTGCGTGCTGAGCTCGCGGCGATGCTGCCCCGGGTGCCGATCGCGTCGGTGCTGGTCGAGGTCGACGCCCGGACCGGGTTCACCGATCACCTCGTCCACGCCGGCGGGAAGGTGAACCGGCCGGCCGAGCTCAAGCGCAACCTGCTGTACGTGATCATCGCCGAGGCGACCAACATGGGCCTGTCGGCGATGGCCGAGTCGTGCGGGGTGCCCTACGACGTGCTCGCCTGGACCGCCGAGTGGTACTTCCGTCCCGAGACCCTGGAGGCGGCGAACGCCGCGGTGGTCAACTACCACCACCGGCTGCCGCTGACGCAGGCGTTCGGCTCGGGCACCCTGTCCAGCTCGGACGGGCAGCGGTTCCCGGTCAAGGGCAAGAGCCTGACCGCGCGGCACCTGTCGCGCTACTTCGCCCGCGGGCAGGGCGTGTCCACCTACACCCACGTCTCGGACCAGCACTCCACGTTTGACACGAAGGTCATCGTGGCCACGGCGCCGGAGTCGCACTACGTGCTCGACGGGCTGCTGGGCAACGAGACCGACCTGCCCACCTTTGAGCACGCCACCGACACCCACGGCGCGACCCTGGCGAACTTCGCCCTGTTCGACCTGGTCGGTAAACAGCTCTCGCCGCGTATCCGCGACCTGGGGAAGATCACCTTGTACCGGACCGGACCCCGCGCCGACGTCTTGGCCCGGTACCCGCGGGCGGGGGCGTTGCTGACCCGCCGGCTCAACACCGACCTGATCACCGGCATGTGGGACGACCTGCTGCGGGTCGCGGCCTCGGTACAGGGCGGGCACGCCACCGCCGCCCTGGTAGTGGGCAAGCTGTGCTCGTCGAAGCGTCAGCAGAACGCGCTCACCTCCGCGATCAAGGAGTACGGGGCGCTGCGGCGCACCGTCTACGCCGCCCGCTACCTAGCCGACGAGACCTACCGGCGGCGCATCGCCCGGCAGCTCAACAAAGGTGAGAACCTGCACGCCTTGCGCCGCTCCCTGGCCTACGCCGGTGAGGGGGCGCTGCGGCGACGGCACCACGAGCAGCAGACCGAGCAGATGTGGTGCCTGACCCTGGCCACTAACGCGATCGTGTGCTGGTCGACGGAGTACCACGGCCTGGCCGTCGGTGCCGTGCGCAGAGAAGGCCGGGTCGTCGACGACGAGGTGCTGGCGCACATCTGGCCGACCCACCACGAGAACGTGCACTTCTACGGCACCCACGCCGTCGACATCGACGGTGAACTCGCCCAGCTCGACGCCGACGGCTACCGGCCGCTGCGCCTGGCCGACGGCGACTCGGAGCACGCCGCTGGGTAG
- a CDS encoding MAB_1171c family putative transporter — protein sequence MLVAAGHVVALLVAVVALVVKLGALRREPSNPKTLASVGICLGCGIAVTMGWAPVHSLIDRVSGVPNLAKPIEHGSALVAATAIQFLFLHLGGPQRARRLMRWRLVFFALVLAVMIAMFWAADFPESEPLHFAERYGDMPQVIIYMLAFLVYLGVSVVDILRMSLRYARFAATRLKIILRLLSAGAVFGAAFVAHKALFLALKLAGVTPPWPEPIATQALVTMSVVLICSSLVLATVWKAIDGVRAWPRRSAMYRDLHALWYLLYRAVPSIALDPMRRPEKDPWWVWGVGQRLYRRCVEIGDGLQALGPRDAQVAAVAQRRAAEAGWDSVRAVAAGEAAAILVAVRRFGQGHVATQEVEPGLEPQSTKVAHVDVEADARRLALISMALSDGMVLDTAAEVSGEPVGDGR from the coding sequence ATGTTGGTGGCAGCTGGTCATGTCGTCGCGCTGCTGGTCGCCGTGGTGGCGCTGGTTGTGAAGCTGGGGGCGTTGCGCCGCGAGCCGTCGAACCCGAAGACCCTGGCGAGCGTGGGGATCTGCCTGGGGTGCGGGATTGCGGTCACGATGGGCTGGGCTCCGGTTCACAGCCTGATCGACAGGGTGTCGGGGGTGCCGAACTTGGCCAAGCCAATCGAGCATGGTTCGGCGCTGGTCGCGGCCACCGCGATCCAGTTCCTCTTCCTGCACCTGGGAGGCCCGCAGCGGGCGCGTCGGTTGATGCGGTGGCGGCTGGTGTTCTTCGCTCTCGTACTCGCGGTGATGATCGCCATGTTCTGGGCTGCCGACTTCCCGGAGTCAGAGCCGCTGCATTTCGCCGAGCGCTACGGAGACATGCCGCAGGTCATCATCTACATGCTCGCGTTCCTGGTGTATCTCGGGGTGTCTGTCGTGGACATTTTGCGGATGTCGCTCCGTTACGCCCGGTTCGCGGCTACCCGACTGAAGATCATTTTGCGGTTGCTTAGTGCTGGCGCGGTGTTCGGCGCGGCGTTCGTGGCGCACAAGGCCCTGTTCCTCGCTCTGAAGCTGGCCGGGGTGACACCTCCCTGGCCTGAGCCGATCGCGACGCAGGCCTTGGTCACGATGTCGGTCGTGTTGATCTGTTCGAGTCTCGTCCTTGCGACCGTATGGAAGGCGATCGACGGCGTCCGTGCCTGGCCCCGCAGGAGCGCAATGTACCGGGATCTGCATGCGTTGTGGTACCTGCTGTACCGGGCGGTTCCGAGTATCGCGCTAGACCCGATGCGGCGACCGGAGAAGGACCCGTGGTGGGTGTGGGGCGTCGGCCAGCGGCTGTATCGACGGTGTGTGGAGATCGGCGATGGCTTGCAGGCGTTGGGCCCGCGGGATGCGCAGGTGGCGGCCGTTGCTCAGCGTCGTGCGGCTGAGGCCGGCTGGGATAGCGTCCGCGCGGTCGCCGCTGGTGAGGCCGCCGCGATCTTGGTTGCCGTGCGACGGTTTGGGCAAGGGCATGTTGCCACGCAGGAGGTCGAGCCGGGCTTGGAGCCGCAGTCGACGAAGGTTGCGCATGTCGATGTGGAGGCCGATGCGCGACGGCTCGCGTTGATATCGATGGCGTTGTCGGACGGTATGGTGCTCGATACGGCGGCCGAGGTTTCTGGTGAGCCCGTCGGCGATGGGCGGTAG
- a CDS encoding superoxide dismutase, translated as MTAHPDAARLFGHAQQAAGVIAAKHRGDLAGAEALLAAFPDDPARVRGFSLLAELALSLVRAQTGQSMDDLVQELSLHMAAAALQPPPGAAA; from the coding sequence ATGACGGCGCACCCGGACGCGGCCCGACTGTTCGGCCACGCTCAGCAGGCCGCCGGCGTCATCGCCGCCAAGCACCGCGGTGACCTCGCCGGCGCCGAGGCGCTGCTCGCGGCGTTCCCGGACGACCCGGCCCGGGTTCGCGGGTTCAGCCTGCTCGCCGAGCTGGCCCTGTCGCTGGTGCGGGCGCAGACCGGACAGAGCATGGACGACCTGGTGCAGGAGCTGAGTCTGCACATGGCCGCCGCCGCCCTGCAGCCGCCACCGGGCGCCGCGGCCTGA
- a CDS encoding superoxide dismutase gives MGAYTLPDMPYDYGALEPAMSGQILELHHSKHHAAYVKGSNDALDQLAEARDKGDYTALVGLEKTLAFNLSGHVLHSIFWNNLSPDGGDRPDGELAAAIAEHFGSFDAFAAQLSTATKTVQGSGWGVLAWEPLGQRLIVEQVYDHHGNVGQGSTPILVFDAWEHAYYLQYKNVRPDYVDRLWNLVNWADVTARFDAARAAGPAIPGL, from the coding sequence ATGGGCGCCTACACCCTGCCGGACATGCCGTACGACTACGGCGCACTGGAGCCGGCGATGTCCGGGCAGATTCTGGAGCTGCACCACAGCAAGCACCACGCCGCCTATGTCAAGGGCAGCAACGACGCCCTCGACCAGCTCGCCGAGGCCCGCGACAAGGGCGACTACACCGCGCTGGTCGGATTGGAGAAGACCCTCGCCTTCAACCTGTCCGGGCACGTGCTGCACTCGATCTTCTGGAACAACCTGTCTCCGGACGGCGGCGACCGGCCCGACGGCGAGCTGGCCGCGGCGATCGCCGAGCACTTTGGCTCGTTCGACGCGTTCGCCGCGCAGCTGTCGACGGCGACCAAGACCGTGCAGGGCTCCGGCTGGGGCGTGCTGGCGTGGGAGCCGCTCGGTCAGCGGTTGATCGTGGAGCAGGTCTACGACCACCACGGCAACGTCGGGCAGGGCTCGACGCCGATCCTGGTGTTCGACGCCTGGGAGCACGCCTACTACCTGCAGTACAAGAACGTGCGCCCGGACTACGTCGACCGGCTGTGGAACCTGGTCAACTGGGCCGACGTGACCGCGCGGTTCGACGCGGCCCGGGCGGCCGGCCCGGCGATCCCCGGCCTGTGA
- a CDS encoding IS3 family transposase has product MNVYPFIEAEKARPDGNVKRSCELLEVSRSAYYQHRAGPSRRERDDADLAARIAQIHADSAGTYGAPRVRAELAAQGRRHSGKRVARLMRGAGLCGRTPKRWRTTTVPDPGAALSADLIRRDFDVAAGRVDTRWCGDITYIHTWEGWLYLATVIDIASRRVVGWATADHLRTDLPAQALSNAIAVRRPTGPVIFHSDRGCQYTSAQYARLADRNGVRLSVGGRGQCWDNAVAESFFATIKTELLDRRAWPTRAAARAAIFEWIEGWYNTRRRHSTLDYMSPAEYEATAYSRRPTSKVA; this is encoded by the coding sequence GTGAACGTGTACCCGTTCATCGAGGCGGAGAAGGCGCGGCCCGACGGGAACGTGAAGCGTTCCTGTGAGCTGCTGGAGGTCTCCCGGTCCGCCTACTACCAGCACCGTGCCGGGCCGTCGCGGCGGGAACGCGACGACGCAGACCTCGCCGCCCGCATCGCGCAGATCCACGCCGACTCGGCCGGCACCTACGGCGCACCCCGGGTCCGCGCCGAACTCGCCGCCCAGGGGCGGCGGCACTCCGGCAAGCGGGTCGCCCGGCTGATGCGGGGCGCCGGGTTGTGCGGCCGCACGCCGAAGCGGTGGCGCACCACGACCGTGCCCGACCCGGGGGCGGCGTTGTCGGCGGACCTGATCCGCCGGGACTTCGACGTCGCCGCCGGCCGGGTCGACACCCGCTGGTGCGGCGACATCACCTACATCCACACGTGGGAGGGCTGGCTGTACCTCGCCACCGTCATCGACATCGCCTCACGCCGGGTTGTGGGCTGGGCGACCGCCGACCACCTACGGACCGATCTGCCCGCTCAGGCGTTGTCCAACGCGATCGCCGTCCGACGCCCGACCGGGCCGGTGATCTTCCACAGCGACCGGGGTTGCCAGTACACGAGTGCGCAGTACGCCCGGCTGGCCGACCGCAACGGGGTGCGGTTGTCGGTTGGTGGGCGGGGTCAGTGCTGGGACAACGCCGTCGCGGAGTCGTTCTTCGCCACGATCAAGACCGAACTGCTCGACCGGAGGGCGTGGCCGACCCGGGCCGCCGCCCGTGCGGCGATCTTCGAGTGGATCGAGGGGTGGTACAACACCCGCCGCCGCCATTCCACCCTGGACTACATGAGCCCGGCCGAGTATGAGGCGACGGCCTATTCCCGCAGGCCAACGAGCAAGGTAGCGTGA
- a CDS encoding phosphoesterase PA-phosphatase → MHDIINSPGHRPTLRVARIVTEVFAPALLAAAMPIVIGVTSDLPISTGFGWALVGALFCSVIPNTLIWWGVHRGRLTDHHIRVRQQRRTPLIYGLLSVLVGLALMIGLGAPRPVTAMIVVMFALGLAVTAANLVWKLSIHAAVTAGSAAVLVIEFGPALLVSALVVALVGWSRVRLRDHTVAQVIAGTVVGLLVAVPTFLLLK, encoded by the coding sequence GTGCACGACATCATCAACAGTCCGGGCCATCGACCAACCCTCCGGGTAGCTCGCATCGTGACCGAAGTGTTCGCGCCAGCGCTGCTGGCCGCAGCCATGCCCATCGTCATCGGAGTGACCAGCGACCTGCCCATCAGCACAGGCTTCGGATGGGCATTGGTCGGCGCACTGTTCTGCTCCGTCATCCCCAACACGTTGATCTGGTGGGGCGTGCACCGAGGCCGGCTGACCGACCACCACATCCGGGTACGCCAGCAGCGAAGGACGCCACTGATCTATGGTCTACTGTCCGTCCTCGTCGGACTGGCTCTGATGATCGGCCTCGGCGCCCCGCGGCCAGTCACCGCAATGATCGTCGTGATGTTCGCTCTTGGCCTGGCGGTCACCGCGGCGAACCTCGTCTGGAAGCTCAGCATCCACGCCGCGGTGACCGCGGGCTCAGCGGCAGTGCTCGTGATCGAATTCGGCCCCGCACTTCTTGTCTCAGCACTCGTGGTGGCACTCGTCGGCTGGTCACGGGTTCGACTGCGCGACCACACCGTAGCCCAAGTGATCGCTGGAACCGTGGTAGGCCTACTCGTCGCGGTCCCCACGTTCCTTCTCCTGAAATGA
- a CDS encoding recombinase family protein: MTAAAPHPPAGLDLGYARVSTTRQSLERQLDALAAAGIPDERIFTDKRTGATVDRDGLTALLKYARPGDTIVVHTLDRLGRNLREVLNLVHDLAERRIGVRSLADPLPINTADEGMGRVAFLLLALFAEMERTFTAERAANARAIAEAKGRHIGRPVAHPADRIEYARLLKAQGASLGAIATKTGIPKTSLHRYLSAESDTQASS, translated from the coding sequence GTGACCGCCGCCGCCCCGCACCCGCCGGCCGGGCTCGACCTCGGCTACGCCCGCGTCTCCACCACCAGGCAGAGCCTCGAACGCCAACTCGACGCCCTCGCCGCCGCCGGCATCCCCGACGAGCGGATCTTCACCGACAAGCGCACCGGCGCCACCGTCGACCGCGACGGCCTGACCGCCCTGCTGAAGTACGCCCGGCCAGGCGACACGATCGTCGTGCACACCCTCGATCGGCTCGGCCGCAACCTGCGCGAGGTCCTCAACCTCGTCCACGACCTCGCCGAACGCCGCATCGGCGTGCGGTCCCTCGCCGACCCGCTGCCGATCAACACCGCCGACGAGGGCATGGGCCGCGTCGCGTTCCTGCTGCTCGCATTGTTCGCCGAGATGGAACGCACCTTCACCGCCGAACGCGCCGCCAACGCCCGCGCCATCGCCGAGGCCAAAGGCCGCCACATCGGCCGGCCCGTCGCCCATCCCGCTGACCGGATCGAGTACGCCCGGCTCCTCAAGGCCCAAGGTGCCAGCCTCGGCGCCATCGCGACCAAAACCGGCATCCCGAAGACCTCGCTGCACCGCTACCTCAGCGCCGAATCCGACACCCAGGCGAGTAGCTAG
- a CDS encoding SCO6880 family protein: MSATVGRTARLGGEIRRRGLLGGSRSRVGNVVLGGALGVGMLLALGLNGLVGIGAALLATGGAFVATRQSGVTGRSPGREFAVRWRWWQRQRRGETTLLPVHLAQPVPVPRSRAQRRATARWARTVRDEAPGLEGLRWLSAAGVDAAVLLHEPAGERPYLSVAVEVDGQPPGLRAQHDYDRAAAAYGRLLARLARQGGLICGVQSVTRIVPLDSAAHERWAADHIDPDAPTVLTESYAELVRMTAGVSEMVRHYLVIRLPLSVAFAAEARGYGEGEQGWVGLAVAQAEWVASLAVTADLRHPRLMTVHRMAALLRHLHDPSWPLDQTVDVGPDTWLRPAVAHRRAVLTDGRWWHRVAALPRSGVTPEPVHTRWIAPLLHGLDRPVHRTISVCVAVQPAARARRQAREDLTVDLGLTNEAVRRGAVDDGTRAVQMSASAQRLADLQPGSGVHGAMWTGWICVSAPSMDDVLRASTSAADAAGECGIGHLDWLDRRHDEALPATWPVWRGMEVPE, encoded by the coding sequence GTGTCGGCAACGGTGGGGCGGACGGCGCGGCTCGGCGGGGAGATCCGCCGCCGTGGGCTGTTGGGTGGCAGCCGTAGCCGGGTGGGCAACGTCGTGCTCGGTGGTGCGCTCGGCGTCGGGATGCTGCTGGCGTTGGGACTCAACGGGCTGGTCGGGATCGGTGCGGCGCTGCTGGCTACCGGTGGCGCGTTCGTGGCGACCCGGCAGAGCGGTGTGACCGGGCGTTCGCCAGGCCGTGAATTCGCGGTGCGGTGGCGGTGGTGGCAGCGGCAGCGCCGGGGCGAGACCACGCTGCTACCGGTGCACCTGGCCCAGCCGGTGCCGGTACCCCGGTCGAGAGCGCAGCGGCGGGCGACCGCGCGGTGGGCGCGCACGGTACGCGACGAGGCACCAGGACTCGAGGGCTTGCGGTGGTTGTCGGCTGCCGGCGTCGATGCCGCCGTGCTGCTGCACGAGCCGGCGGGGGAGCGGCCGTATCTGTCGGTAGCGGTCGAGGTCGACGGGCAGCCGCCCGGATTGCGCGCGCAGCACGACTATGACCGAGCGGCGGCAGCCTACGGACGGCTACTGGCACGGCTCGCTCGCCAGGGCGGCCTGATCTGCGGGGTGCAGTCAGTGACGCGGATCGTGCCGTTGGACTCGGCCGCGCACGAGCGGTGGGCCGCCGATCATATCGACCCGGACGCACCGACGGTGTTGACAGAGTCCTATGCCGAGTTGGTGCGGATGACGGCAGGAGTGTCGGAGATGGTGCGGCACTACCTGGTGATCCGGCTGCCGCTGTCGGTGGCGTTCGCGGCCGAGGCGCGCGGCTACGGCGAGGGTGAGCAGGGGTGGGTGGGGCTGGCGGTAGCGCAGGCTGAGTGGGTGGCGAGCCTGGCGGTAACGGCAGACCTGCGGCATCCCCGGCTGATGACGGTCCACCGTATGGCGGCGCTGCTGCGGCATCTGCACGACCCGAGTTGGCCACTGGACCAGACCGTTGACGTCGGCCCCGACACCTGGCTGCGGCCAGCGGTCGCGCACCGCCGCGCCGTGTTGACCGACGGCAGGTGGTGGCATCGGGTGGCGGCTCTACCGCGGTCCGGTGTCACTCCCGAACCGGTACACACACGGTGGATCGCGCCGTTGCTCCACGGCCTTGATAGGCCGGTGCACCGGACCATCAGCGTGTGTGTGGCGGTACAGCCCGCCGCGCGGGCCCGTCGCCAAGCACGGGAGGACCTGACTGTGGATCTCGGTCTCACAAACGAGGCCGTGCGGCGTGGCGCGGTCGACGACGGCACACGGGCGGTGCAGATGTCGGCGTCGGCACAGCGGCTGGCAGATCTCCAGCCCGGGTCTGGCGTGCACGGTGCGATGTGGACCGGGTGGATCTGCGTGTCAGCACCGAGCATGGACGACGTCCTGCGCGCGTCGACGTCGGCTGCGGACGCGGCCGGCGAGTGCGGAATCGGGCACCTCGACTGGCTCGATCGACGCCATGACGAGGCCTTGCCGGCGACCTGGCCAGTCTGGCGGGGAATGGAGGTACCAGAGTGA
- a CDS encoding TraM recognition domain-containing protein, translating to MAVVLGTAEGSEQRLYGQLEDSIAVVGGPRSMKTAAVIIDMVRTSPGPTVAVSTKADVLRATYLARRRRGRVWVFDPGDVVGWPTGLQWSPVAGCEDPDVAMARAEGFAAAVPRSAETRNGDFFESQARDVLRCFLHAAALDRATMEDVIKWGYRIDSPTLPAREILRTHPRAAPMWAEELEALTSGDAREGPLDSTRKTLQRLLAPFASARLLRMCCPPAGTGFDVQAFLESTDTLYVVVGDGTTVAPLVTTLVNEIMRLARRVSQRMAPPRMDPPLRVVIDEVAQCPLPNLPALMSDSGGRGVTMVIGSQGLGQTRARWGRDGAAEVFASATTRLIMGGTSEPEFLAEQSQLAGEVDVASSSTTVSERGGVSSTTVSRERPRVRPHEIRELAPGNALVLYRQAPPVISKFVPYWDTDWADEAEKSAARVADIVAGRVQESP from the coding sequence GTGGCGGTGGTGCTGGGTACTGCGGAGGGCTCAGAGCAGCGGCTGTACGGGCAGCTGGAGGACTCAATCGCAGTGGTGGGTGGCCCCCGCTCGATGAAGACGGCGGCCGTGATCATCGATATGGTGCGGACATCGCCGGGGCCGACGGTCGCGGTGTCCACCAAGGCTGATGTGCTGCGGGCGACGTACCTGGCGCGGCGCCGTCGGGGGCGGGTGTGGGTGTTCGATCCCGGCGACGTGGTGGGATGGCCGACCGGGCTTCAGTGGTCGCCCGTGGCCGGGTGTGAGGACCCTGATGTCGCGATGGCCCGCGCCGAGGGGTTCGCTGCTGCGGTCCCGCGCAGCGCCGAAACCCGCAATGGTGACTTCTTCGAGAGTCAGGCGCGAGATGTGTTGCGCTGCTTCCTGCACGCCGCAGCGTTGGACAGGGCGACAATGGAGGACGTCATCAAGTGGGGCTATCGCATCGACAGTCCGACGTTGCCCGCGCGGGAGATCCTGCGGACCCATCCGCGGGCGGCGCCGATGTGGGCCGAGGAGTTGGAGGCCCTGACATCGGGGGATGCACGTGAGGGCCCGTTGGACTCGACGCGGAAGACCTTGCAGAGGCTGTTAGCCCCGTTCGCGTCTGCGCGGCTGTTGCGGATGTGTTGTCCGCCGGCCGGCACGGGTTTCGACGTGCAGGCGTTCTTGGAATCAACGGACACCCTGTATGTCGTGGTCGGCGACGGCACGACGGTGGCGCCGCTCGTGACGACGCTGGTCAACGAGATCATGCGGTTGGCGCGGCGGGTGTCCCAGCGGATGGCACCCCCACGGATGGATCCACCGCTGCGGGTCGTGATCGATGAGGTCGCGCAGTGCCCATTGCCGAACCTGCCGGCACTGATGTCGGATTCGGGTGGACGGGGCGTGACGATGGTGATCGGTTCGCAGGGGCTCGGGCAGACCCGGGCCCGGTGGGGACGAGATGGCGCCGCTGAGGTGTTTGCCTCCGCAACGACTAGACTGATCATGGGTGGCACCAGTGAGCCCGAGTTTCTCGCCGAGCAGAGTCAGCTAGCTGGGGAGGTGGACGTGGCCAGTAGCTCGACGACCGTCAGTGAGCGTGGTGGCGTGTCATCGACCACGGTTTCACGGGAGCGGCCACGGGTACGTCCACATGAGATTCGGGAGCTGGCGCCGGGCAACGCGCTGGTGTTGTATCGACAGGCACCGCCGGTGATCAGCAAGTTCGTGCCGTACTGGGATACCGACTGGGCGGACGAGGCCGAGAAGAGCGCAGCGAGGGTAGCCGACATCGTGGCCGGTAGGGTGCAGGAATCCCCGTGA